The following are encoded together in the Brassica napus cultivar Da-Ae chromosome A9, Da-Ae, whole genome shotgun sequence genome:
- the BNAANNG12290D gene encoding uncharacterized protein BNAANNG12290D — MHSLMLSSKLAEVLIYSGKTVRSFPLCRAFVSASPRPLQGKEEVEQCKNVKEAADAVKDGAKQVKETTEYIQDVASTASGRVSKMTKDVTEKVTETTDSVTEKAKGSVSGVVATVKNATDIINNKTGGD; from the exons ATGCATTCGTTGATGCTCTCTTCAAAACTGGCGGAAGTTCTGATCTACAGTGGAAAAACGGTAAGGAGTTTTCCACTCTGTAGGGCATTCGTCTCCGCGTCACCAAGGCCCTTGCAA GGAAAAGAAGAGGTAGAGCAATGCAAAAATGTGAAAGAAGCAGCAGATGCAGTGAAGGACGGAGCGAAGCAAGTGAAGGAAACCACCGAGTATATCCAAGATGTCGCTTCCACTGCGTCTGGCCGG GTAAGTAAGATGACAAAAGATGTGACGGAAAAGGTTACCGAAACGACGGATTCTGTCACTGAAAAGGCTAAAGGATCTGTATCTGGAGTCGTGGCCACAGTCAAAAATGCTACTGATATCATTAATAACAAGACTGGTGGCGATTAG
- the LOC106420030 gene encoding glycine-rich protein 23, which yields MSRVLSVVCVFLALTVVHARARQVPGEFDEGKTTTHDDTTTTLVHASAADQAPPKSLGDKKCIGGVAGVGGFAGVGGYAGVGGLGLPLIGGLGGIGKYGGIGGAAGIGGFHGIGGGLGGVGGGLGGLGGVGGGIGKAGGIGGVGGLGGAGGGLGGVGGGIGKAGGIGGVGGLGGTGGGIGGVGGGGIGKGGGIGGVGGIGGGHGVVGGVGGGILPHP from the coding sequence atgtCCAGAGTTTTGTCAGTCGTTTGTGTCTTCCTTGCTCTGACTGTCGTCCATGCACGTGCTCGTCAAGTGCCGGGTGAGTTTGATGAGGGCAAGACGACGACACATGACGATACAACCACAACGCTCGTGCATGCAAGTGCCGCTGATCAGGCACCACCAAAAAGCCTCGGTGACAAAAAATGCATCGGAGGCGTAGCAGGAGTCGGCGGATTCGCGGGAGTTGGTGGTTACGCCGGCGTGGGAGGTCTAGGTCTGCCACTCATTGGAGGTCTTGGCGGTATTGGTAAATACGGTGGCATAGGCGGTGCAGCTGGAATCGGTGGTTTCCATGGCATAGGCGGTGGTCTAGGCGGTGTAGGAGGCGGTCTAGGCGGCCTTGGTGGAGTCGGTGGTGGGATCGGTAAAGCAGGAGGTATCGGTGGTGTTGGCGGTCTAGGCGGAGCTGGGGGTGGTTTAGGTGGAGTTGGTGGTGGAATTGGTAAAGCTGGTGGTATTGGCGGTGTTGGCGGTCTAGGCGGAACCGGGGGTGGTATAGGTGGAGTCGGTGGTGGTGGTATCGGTAAGGGAGGCGGTATTGGTGGTGTTGGTGGGATTGGCGGTGGACACGGCGTCGTTGGTGGCGTTGGCGGTGGGATACTTCCACATCCTTGA
- the LOC106365400 gene encoding NADH dehydrogenase [ubiquinone] 1 alpha subcomplex subunit 13-B, with protein sequence MTEAMIRKKPGMASVKDMPLLQDGPPPGGFAPVRYARRISNTGPSAMAIFLTVSGAFAWGMYQVGQGNKIRRALKEEKYAARRAILPILQAEEDERFVSEWKKYLDYEADVMKDVPGWKVGENVYNSGRWMPPATGELRPDVW encoded by the exons ATGACGGAGGCGATGATAAGGAAGAAGCCAGGAATGGCGAGTGTGAAGGACATGCCGCTGCTCCAGGATGGTCCGCCACCGGGTGGGTTCGCGCCGGTCCGATATGCTCGCCGGATATCCAATACGGGTCCAAGCGCCATGGCCATTTTCCTAACCGTTTCGGGTGCATTTGCTTGGGGAATGTACCAGGTCGGCCAGGGTAACAAAATCCGCAG GGCGTTGAAGGAAGAGAAGTATGCTGCTCGTAGAGCTATACTTCCCATTCTTCaagctgaagaagatgaaag GTTTGTGTCTGAGTGGAAAAAGTATTTAGACTACGAGGCTGATGTAATGAAGGATGTTCCGGGATGGAAAGTTGGTGAGAACGTTTACAACTCTGGTCGTTGGATGCCACCGGCTACTGGTGAACTCCGTCCTGATGTTTGGTGA
- the LOC106365401 gene encoding probable indole-3-pyruvate monooxygenase YUCCA3, producing the protein MYRNNNKKSLNISSMFGNFIPDSDIFSRRCIWVNGPVIVGAGPSGLAVAAGLKREGVPFIILERANCIASLWQNRTYDRLKLHLPKQFCQLPNFPFPEDYPEYPTKFQFIQYLEDYATHFDINPKYNETVQSAKYDETFGLWRVKTVSKSGPLGSCEFEYICRTLVVATGENAEKVVPDFEGLEDFGGDVLHAGDYKSGGRYQGKKVLVVGCGNSGMEVSLDLYNHGANPSMVVRSSVHVLPREILGKSTFELGVTMMKWMPVWLADKTLLFLARIVLGDTDKYGLKRPKIGPLELKNLEGKTPVLDIGALPKIRSGNIKIVPGIIKFGRGKVELVDGRVLEIDSVILATGYRSNVPSWLKDNDFFSDDGIPKNPFPNGWKGEAGLYAVGFTRKGLFGASLDAMSVAHDIACRWKEESKQHKKTAAARHRRCISHF; encoded by the exons ATGTATAGAAACAATAACAAGAAGTCTCTCAACATCTCAAGCATGTTCGGTAACTTCATCCCAGACAGTGACATTTTCTCCCGTCGCTGCATTTGGGTCAACGGCCCGGTCATCGTCGGAGCCGGCCCATCGGGCCTAGCTGTAGCTGCTGGCTTGAAACGTGAAGGAGTACCGTTTATAATCCTCGAGCGGGCCAACTGTATCGCTTCACTGTGGCAGAACAGAACGTACGAccgtctcaagctccatctccCTAAACAGTTCTGCCAGCTACCCAACTTCCCCTTCCCGGAGGACTACCCGGAGTACCCAACCAAGTTCCAGTTCATTCAGTACCTTGAGGACTACGCAACCCACTTCGACATCAACCCTAAGTACAACGAGACGGTCCAGTCAGCGAAATACGACGAGACTTTCGGCCTGTGGCGCGTCAAGACCGTTTCTAAGAGCGGGCCGCTCGGCTCATGCGAGTTTGAGTATATCTGCAGGACTCTTGTAGTGGCAACGGGAGAGAATGCTGAGAAAGTCGTGCCTGATTTTGAAGGACTTGAGGACTTCGGCGGAGATGTTCTTCACGCCGGAGATTACAAATCCGGTGGGAGGTACCAAGGGAAGAAGGTATTGGTCGTAGGATGTGGAAACTCCGGTATGGAAGTGTCTCTTGATCTCTACAATCACGGAGCAAACCCATCAATGGTCGTTCGTAGCTCG GTTCATgtgttaccaagggagattCTTGGGAAGTCAACGTTTGAGCTAGGAGTCACGATGATGAAATGGATGCCGGTTTGGCTCGCGGACAAGACACTTCTCTTTCTTGCGAGGATAGTCTTGGGGGATACCGATAAATACGGTCTAAAAAGACCGAAAATCGGACCGTTAGAGCTGAAGAATTTGGAAGGTAAAACGCCGGTTCTTGACATCGGAGCACTACCTAAAATCAGATCGGGAAATATCAAAATCGTCCCGGGGATCATAAAGTTCGGTAGAGGAAAAGTTGAGCTAGTCGATGGCCGTGTTCTTGAGATTGATTCCGTTATTCTAGCTACTGGTTACAGAAGCAACGTCCCTTCATGGCTTAAG GACAATGACTTCTTCTCCGATGATGGGATACCGAAAAACCCGTTTCCAAACGGATGGAAAGGAGAGGCAGGACTGTATGCTGTCGGATTCACGAGAAAAGGATTGTTTGGTGCGTCACTGGACGCGATGAGTGTGGCTCACGATATTGCATGCAGGTGGAAAGAAGAATCTAAGCAACATAAGAAAACTGCTGCAGCTCGTCATCGTCGGTGTATCTCACATTTCTAA